The Halotia branconii CENA392 region TTACAGAATAATACTCAAGTATGATTTTTTGTTTTTAGACATTATTATCTGAATCAAGTTATTAGCAATATGGCAGTTAATAAATATTATTTAAAATTTTAATTTCTTAAGCTTGATTTAAATTTAACCACAAAGATACTAAAACACAAAGATGGAAATAATTTTTATGTAATTTATTTTACAGGCTTAATTATTGCTACTTAGTAATTTAAAAATCTAACTTTTGTTGAAGACCTTTATTACCTAGGAAGGTGTAAGTCACGGTGAGTGTTATTTAAAGTTAAAAGTAGACATTTTAGAAATTATTTCATCCACTAAGTACAAATAGAGATGTGTAGTTATGTTGCAAAATTTTGAAAGTATTTTGATATGGAATTGGTTACCTTTAGGAATAGCTCCTACAAACCAATTGCCAGAGATTATAACTCCAACAGAAGTATCGCTTGTATTTTCTGGCTCTAAGTTTTTAGTAGCATTCTTGGCTGGTACTTTGATGGCATTTGCTTTTCAATTTTTATTAACCAACTTTTCCGTTGCTGTCGGAATCTCGACTTGGGGAAGTGATGCATATCCTGATTCTGATTCAGAAACTTGGGGTGGAACAATTCGTAAATTTGAAGCTAAAGTTGGTTCTTGGGCATTAATAACTGCAAGCATAGCCTTATTTATTGCTTGTTTTTTGGCAGTCAAACTTAGCGTAATTGAAAGTGCTTTGCTAGGAGCAATTATCGGCATAGTCATCTGGTCTGCCTATTTCTCGATAGTAGTTTGGTTAGGTTCATCAGCAGCAAGCTCTTTGATTAGTTCTATGATTAGTACTGCTACTTCTGGCTTGCAAAGCTTGATGGGTACGGCAACTACTGGCATTGGTACTAATGCTGCCAAAAAACAAGTTGTTGCTACTGCTGAGGAAGTTACAGCCGCAGTTCGACGTGAATTGACTTCAGGATTTGACCCTGAAAGTATTAGTAATACGCTGCAAAGTTCTTTAGCTTCTTTACAAATACCAAAGCTAGATTTAGCTGAAGTTCGCAGTCAATTTGAGAATTTTTTGAGTGATATAGATTTACAATCTCTTGGTGATAGTGATCTACTAAAAAATATTAATCGTCAGACATTTGTGGATTTAATTAGCAGCCGTGTCAACTTACCTAAAGAAAACATTAATCAAATTGCTGACCAATTAGAAGATGCTTGGAAGCAAGTAGTAGTTCGCAAAAATCCGACAGAGCAAGTAATTAACTTACTCAAGTATTCTACTCCTGAAGAATTGAACTCAGAAGATTTAGGAGAAAGACTTCAGCAACTAATTGAAGTTAGAAAAAACGGCGACGGCACAAATGGTGTGATGAAGCAAGCGGTTAGATATGGCTTGGGTGCTGCTGTACCAGCATTATTAAATAGGGTAGACATCTCAGATATTGATGTGGGAAGAATTAGAACTCAGCTAGAAAAGCTAAAAGTCAAAGTTCAAGATATCGATGTTGATAAGATTACACACGAACTGCAAAGTTTTACAAACGAAACTACTGCCCAAATATCTCACAACTTGCCAACATCAAGATCTAATACTATCAAAGCAGATGTAGAAGACTACATCCGCAATTCTTTCCCTTGGCATTTCAACCGCATTACAGTTAAAGATGAATTTCAAGAAGTTATTTATGATTCTCAAGCAGATCCTACAACTGCACGTCGGGAATTAGAGGAAATTAATCAAGAGTATTTTGTGAAATTGCTGACGCAGCGAGGTGATATCAGCGAAGTCAGAGTCAAAGAAATTTCACAGCAAATGGAAAGCACCCGCCAGGAAGTTTTAGAACTGGTGCAACAAACACAAGCGCGAGAAAAAGGTCAAGACTTCCGCAGCCGCATTGAAAATTATTTACGTTCTACTGGTAAAGAAGAACTTAACCCAGAAGGAATTGAGCGAGACTTTACTAAGTTGGTAGAAGATCCAGAAGCTGGTTTAGAAGATTTAAACGATCGCCTATCCCAGTTTGACCGTGATACTTTTGTCCAATTACTCCAGCAACGTCAAGATATTAGCGCCGAAGAAGCTAATAATATTGTTAGTCAAATCGAAAACGCTCGTGATCAGGTGTTGAATCGTGCCAAAGAACTGCAAGCACAAGCAACAGCCAAAGCCGATGAACTGCGCCAAAGAGTAGAAGACTATCTGCGAAATACCAACAAGGAAGAATTAAATCCTGAAAGTATTAAGCGTGAATTGCGGATGTTACTGGAAGATCCTCAAGTCGGAATTAGGCTTTTACGCGA contains the following coding sequences:
- a CDS encoding MFS transporter gives rise to the protein MLQNFESILIWNWLPLGIAPTNQLPEIITPTEVSLVFSGSKFLVAFLAGTLMAFAFQFLLTNFSVAVGISTWGSDAYPDSDSETWGGTIRKFEAKVGSWALITASIALFIACFLAVKLSVIESALLGAIIGIVIWSAYFSIVVWLGSSAASSLISSMISTATSGLQSLMGTATTGIGTNAAKKQVVATAEEVTAAVRRELTSGFDPESISNTLQSSLASLQIPKLDLAEVRSQFENFLSDIDLQSLGDSDLLKNINRQTFVDLISSRVNLPKENINQIADQLEDAWKQVVVRKNPTEQVINLLKYSTPEELNSEDLGERLQQLIEVRKNGDGTNGVMKQAVRYGLGAAVPALLNRVDISDIDVGRIRTQLEKLKVKVQDIDVDKITHELQSFTNETTAQISHNLPTSRSNTIKADVEDYIRNSFPWHFNRITVKDEFQEVIYDSQADPTTARRELEEINQEYFVKLLTQRGDISEVRVKEISQQMESTRQEVLELVQQTQAREKGQDFRSRIENYLRSTGKEELNPEGIERDFTKLVEDPEAGLEDLNDRLSQFDRDTFVQLLQQRQDISAEEANNIVSQIENARDQVLNRAKELQAQATAKADELRQRVEDYLRNTNKEELNPESIKRELRMLLEDPQVGIRLLRDRLAQFDRDTLIQLLTQRQDLSEEQINQVIDNLESVRDSILQAPQAVKAQYEQTTTAIAQYLRSTNLEELNPEGIRQDLERLLSDPQQGAVALRDRLSQVDRETLTKLVSQRGDLSEAQVNQIIDNFQEAIQSIIKAPRRLAKRTAQRVADFEARFEDYLRYTNKEELNPEGIKRDLQLLLQDPQVGMENLSDRLAKFDRSTIVALLSQREDISEEEANQYVDQIESARNSVVEKFQQIQQKVQSVIDQIFARVRNYLNSLELPELNYESIKQDFTKVFDDPQAGFEVLRDRLSQFDRDTLVAVISSRKDISEQDANRIINQIEAARDSVLQRAERIQQETQKRLQAVQAEVQKQAQETKKTVASAAWWLFGTALTSLAASAIAGVIAVTGLTFPG